A single Pseudomonas sp. MM223 DNA region contains:
- the pcpR_4 gene encoding PCP degradation transcriptional activation protein (*Name pcpR_4), whose protein sequence is MELRELDLNLLLVFNQLLIDRKVSTAAENLDLTQPAMSNALKRLRTVLQDELFVRTYQGMEPTPYALQLAAPVTTAIHTLRDAFARQDTFDPRTSNRRFTMAMTDIGEIYFMPKLMDALARQAPGCTISTLRNATDTLAEGLQNGTIDLAVGLLPHLQAGFFQRRLFHHRYVCLCRKGHPATQQPLTVERFVGFDHVNVVAANTGHGEVDAFYARAGVVRNIRLEVPHFVAVGHILQRTDLLATVPERFAASCEVPFGLSILPPPVELPNIEINLFWHGRYNKDPANRWLRQLMFDLFSDS, encoded by the coding sequence ATGGAACTACGCGAACTGGACCTGAACCTGCTGCTGGTTTTCAACCAGCTACTGATCGACCGCAAAGTCTCGACCGCTGCCGAAAACCTCGACCTCACCCAACCGGCAATGAGCAATGCACTGAAGCGCTTGCGCACCGTGCTGCAGGACGAGTTGTTTGTGCGCACCTACCAAGGCATGGAACCCACCCCCTACGCCCTGCAACTGGCAGCGCCCGTGACCACCGCCATCCACACATTGCGCGATGCATTTGCCCGGCAAGACACCTTCGACCCGCGCACCAGCAACCGCCGGTTCACCATGGCCATGACCGACATTGGCGAGATCTACTTCATGCCGAAGCTGATGGATGCCCTTGCCAGGCAGGCACCCGGCTGCACCATCAGTACGCTGCGCAACGCCACGGACACACTCGCCGAAGGGCTGCAGAACGGCACCATCGACCTGGCGGTTGGCCTGCTGCCGCACTTGCAGGCCGGTTTCTTCCAGCGCAGGCTGTTTCACCACCGCTATGTGTGCCTGTGCCGCAAAGGGCACCCCGCCACGCAACAACCGCTTACCGTGGAGCGCTTCGTTGGGTTCGATCATGTGAACGTAGTGGCAGCCAATACGGGGCATGGCGAGGTCGACGCGTTTTATGCGCGGGCGGGGGTGGTGCGCAACATTCGCCTGGAAGTGCCGCACTTTGTGGCCGTGGGGCATATCTTGCAGCGCACCGATTTGCTGGCGACGGTACCGGAGCGCTTTGCTGCAAGCTGCGAGGTGCCGTTTGGGCTGAGCATACTGCCGCCACCGGTGGAGTTGCCGAACATCGAAATCAACCTGTTCTGGCATGGGCGCTATAACAAGGACCCGGCGAACCGCTGGCTCAGGCAGTTGATGTTCGATCTGTTCTCGGACTCATGA
- the pucA_2 gene encoding putative xanthine dehydrogenase subunit A (*Name pucA_2), whose protein sequence is MQHLDLQVIDKALQWARAGDTVWLCTVLSTYGSAPRSPGAMLACRSAQDWVGSLSGGCVEEEFLASLAQGAFTQRAQVVRYGDGQEQSRRLRLPCGGVLVVLVERRQADGAWQEHLQALRGALLGQQRITRKIGLPRGDFSLHGDNNVAVRMDESAVHIGVGPALRLVLAGLSPVAEACADIARTLGCEVIACDPREEMAHVEIKGAQMHRVLPSLFIAAGGCHAATAVVALTHDPKIDDLALMEAVHTPAFYIGAMGSSATSARRAERLQRIGGLTDKQIERLHMPIGLDLGSKSPAEIALAVMADVLRVYRGKARDAL, encoded by the coding sequence ATGCAGCATCTCGACCTGCAGGTGATCGACAAGGCCCTGCAATGGGCCAGGGCCGGGGACACGGTGTGGTTGTGCACGGTGCTGTCCACCTACGGCTCGGCACCGCGCTCGCCCGGGGCGATGCTGGCTTGCCGCAGCGCGCAGGACTGGGTCGGTTCGTTGTCTGGCGGCTGTGTGGAAGAGGAGTTTCTGGCAAGCCTGGCGCAAGGCGCATTTACCCAGCGGGCGCAGGTGGTGCGCTATGGTGATGGTCAGGAACAAAGCCGGCGTTTGCGCCTGCCTTGCGGGGGCGTGCTGGTGGTGCTGGTGGAACGGCGGCAGGCGGATGGCGCGTGGCAGGAACACCTGCAAGCCTTGCGCGGGGCGCTATTGGGCCAGCAGCGAATCACTCGCAAGATCGGTTTGCCGAGGGGTGATTTCAGCCTGCATGGCGACAACAACGTGGCCGTGCGCATGGACGAAAGCGCCGTGCATATTGGTGTCGGCCCCGCACTACGGCTGGTGCTGGCCGGGCTGTCGCCAGTCGCCGAAGCCTGCGCCGACATTGCCCGCACGCTAGGCTGCGAAGTCATCGCCTGCGACCCGCGCGAAGAGATGGCGCATGTCGAGATAAAGGGCGCACAGATGCATCGGGTGCTGCCTTCGCTGTTCATCGCCGCAGGCGGTTGCCATGCGGCTACCGCAGTGGTCGCCTTGACCCATGACCCGAAAATCGATGACCTGGCGTTGATGGAAGCCGTGCATACCCCGGCGTTCTATATAGGCGCGATGGGCTCGTCGGCCACCTCGGCCCGGCGCGCCGAGCGGTTACAGCGGATTGGCGGGTTGACCGACAAGCAGATAGAACGGCTGCACATGCCCATCGGGCTGGACCTGGGCAGCAAGTCGCCAGCGGAGATCGCACTGGCGGTGATGGCGGATGTATTGCGGGTATACCGGGGCAAAGCGCGCGATGCGCTGTAG
- the nicB_1 gene encoding Nicotinate dehydrogenase subunit B (*Name nicB_1) codes for MNHSQQVPSRDQLLAKAGVLLIVDQITPPSGPVAKGVTPVVKERELALFIAVSDDGLVYAFNGHVDLGTGIRTSLAQIVAEELDLRMDQVHMVLGDTERAPNQGATIASATLQISAVPLRKAAATARRFLLQQAAKRLACTPAALRIEEGAVVAGNGSKLSFAELVQGENHQLYIADDAPLKAIEDYRLVGRSAARVDIPGKATGELTYVHDMRLPNMLHGRVIRPPYAGHDSGDFVGNSLLAVDEASIAHVPGVVAVVVIRDFVGVVAEREEQAIRAAQELEGQLEAFYRQAARPQRCRPGHP; via the coding sequence ATGAACCACTCGCAACAGGTGCCCAGCCGCGACCAGTTGCTGGCCAAGGCCGGCGTACTGCTGATCGTCGACCAGATCACCCCGCCTTCTGGCCCGGTGGCCAAGGGCGTGACGCCCGTGGTCAAGGAGCGCGAACTGGCGCTGTTCATTGCCGTCAGCGACGACGGCCTGGTCTACGCCTTCAACGGCCATGTCGACCTGGGCACCGGTATTCGCACCTCACTGGCGCAGATCGTTGCCGAAGAGCTGGACCTGCGCATGGACCAGGTGCACATGGTTTTGGGCGACACCGAACGGGCGCCGAACCAGGGCGCAACCATTGCCAGCGCCACCTTGCAGATTTCCGCCGTGCCTTTGCGCAAGGCGGCGGCCACGGCGCGGCGCTTTCTGCTGCAACAGGCCGCCAAGCGGCTTGCTTGCACCCCCGCCGCACTGCGCATTGAAGAAGGCGCGGTGGTTGCCGGCAATGGCAGCAAGCTGAGCTTTGCCGAGCTGGTGCAAGGTGAAAACCACCAGCTGTACATCGCCGACGACGCCCCGCTCAAGGCCATCGAGGACTACCGCCTGGTCGGGCGCAGCGCCGCACGCGTAGACATCCCCGGCAAGGCCACCGGCGAACTGACCTACGTGCATGACATGCGCTTGCCAAACATGTTGCACGGCCGGGTCATCCGCCCGCCCTATGCCGGCCACGACAGCGGCGACTTCGTCGGCAACAGCCTGCTGGCGGTCGATGAAGCTTCCATCGCCCATGTGCCCGGCGTGGTCGCGGTGGTGGTCATCCGCGACTTTGTCGGCGTGGTGGCCGAACGCGAAGAACAAGCCATTCGCGCCGCCCAAGAGCTCGAAGGTCAGCTGGAAGCCTTTTACCGGCAAGCTGCCCGACCTCAGCGATGTCGCCCAGGCCATCCGTGA
- the nahG gene encoding Salicylate hydroxylase (*Name nahG), translating to MHNATALEVSIIGGGIAGVALALDLCRHAHLKVQLFESAAAFGEVGAGVSFGANAVRAIAGLGIAEPYAKIADSTPAPWQDVWFEWRDGRDAQYLGSSVAQGVGQSSVHRADFLDALASQLPAGIARFSKRAQRVEQVGERVRVCFTDGTEHHCDLLIGADGIKSSIRDHVLDGLGAPRVSPRFSGTCAYRGLIDSERLREAYWARGIGEHLIDVPQMYLGLDRHILTFPVKQGRLINVVAFVSDRSQPNPAWPSDAPWVRQATQAEMLKAFEGWGEAAHVLLECIETPSLWALHELAELPGYAHGRVGLIGDAAHAMLPHQGAGAGQGLEDAWLLAQLLADPAVLQGSPQAVLQAYDAVRRPRACRVQRTSWEAGELYEFRDPAVLDEPQVLGKVLGERFDWLWNHDLQGDLKQARQLSGMKVQAA from the coding sequence ATGCACAATGCTACTGCGCTTGAAGTGTCCATTATTGGTGGGGGTATCGCAGGTGTTGCACTTGCGCTCGACCTTTGCCGCCATGCGCACTTGAAGGTTCAACTGTTCGAATCGGCTGCTGCTTTTGGTGAAGTGGGCGCAGGCGTGTCGTTTGGTGCCAATGCCGTGCGGGCCATCGCCGGCCTGGGCATTGCTGAGCCCTACGCCAAAATTGCCGACAGCACGCCGGCGCCTTGGCAGGACGTGTGGTTCGAATGGCGCGACGGGCGCGATGCGCAGTACCTGGGCAGCAGCGTGGCGCAGGGGGTTGGGCAGTCGTCGGTGCACCGTGCCGACTTTCTCGATGCGCTGGCCAGCCAGCTGCCGGCGGGTATCGCCCGGTTCAGCAAGCGGGCTCAGCGGGTCGAGCAAGTGGGGGAGCGGGTGCGCGTGTGCTTTACCGATGGCACGGAGCATCACTGCGATCTGTTGATTGGTGCCGACGGCATCAAGTCGTCTATCCGCGACCATGTGCTTGATGGCCTGGGCGCACCACGGGTTTCGCCCCGGTTCAGTGGCACGTGCGCCTACCGTGGGCTGATCGACAGCGAGCGGCTGCGCGAGGCCTATTGGGCGCGTGGTATCGGCGAGCATCTGATCGATGTGCCGCAGATGTATCTGGGGCTTGACCGCCATATCCTGACTTTCCCGGTCAAACAGGGACGGTTGATCAATGTGGTGGCGTTTGTGTCGGACCGCAGCCAGCCGAACCCGGCATGGCCGAGCGATGCGCCATGGGTGCGTCAGGCGACTCAGGCAGAAATGCTGAAGGCGTTCGAGGGCTGGGGGGAGGCGGCACACGTGCTGCTGGAATGTATTGAAACGCCATCGCTGTGGGCGCTGCACGAGCTTGCCGAGTTGCCGGGGTATGCCCATGGCCGGGTTGGGCTGATCGGCGATGCGGCCCACGCCATGCTGCCACACCAGGGGGCGGGGGCCGGGCAGGGGCTGGAGGACGCCTGGTTGCTGGCGCAGCTGTTGGCTGATCCAGCGGTTTTACAAGGCAGCCCGCAAGCAGTGTTGCAGGCGTATGACGCCGTGCGGCGGCCTCGTGCATGCCGTGTGCAGCGTACCTCGTGGGAGGCGGGCGAGCTTTATGAGTTTCGTGACCCGGCTGTGCTGGACGAACCGCAGGTGTTGGGCAAGGTGCTGGGCGAGCGGTTTGACTGGTTGTGGAACCATGATTTGCAGGGTGACCTGAAGCAGGCCCGGCAGTTGTCGGGAATGAAGGTGCAGGCTGCGTGA
- the nicA gene encoding Nicotinate dehydrogenase subunit A (*Name nicA), producing the protein MQTTISLRINGQPVEASAAPDTPLLLVLRNDLRLNGPKYGCGLGECGACTVIIDGVAARSCVIPLAGAQGRDITTLEGLGSKAAPHPVQQAFIDEQAAQCGYCMNGMIMTAKALLDRIPEPSDEQIRNELRGNLCRCGTHVEILRAVRRAAETRRKA; encoded by the coding sequence ATGCAAACAACCATCTCCCTGCGAATCAACGGTCAGCCCGTCGAAGCCAGCGCCGCGCCCGACACGCCGCTGCTGCTGGTCCTGCGCAACGACCTGCGCCTGAACGGCCCCAAATACGGCTGCGGCCTTGGCGAATGCGGGGCGTGCACGGTGATCATCGACGGCGTGGCCGCTCGTTCATGCGTCATTCCCCTGGCCGGCGCCCAGGGCCGCGACATCACCACCCTCGAAGGGCTGGGCAGCAAGGCCGCGCCACACCCGGTGCAACAAGCCTTCATCGACGAGCAGGCAGCCCAGTGCGGCTACTGCATGAACGGCATGATCATGACCGCCAAGGCCTTGCTCGACCGCATCCCCGAACCGAGCGACGAACAGATCCGCAATGAACTGCGCGGCAACCTGTGCCGCTGCGGCACCCACGTCGAAATTTTGCGCGCCGTGCGCCGCGCTGCCGAGACCCGGAGAAAAGCATGA
- the nicS_2 gene encoding HTH-type transcriptional repressor NicS (*Name nicS_2), with the protein MQTRKTGVRAQQADRTRDNILKAAVKVFSREGFTGGRIEQISTLANSNDRMIYYYFGSKEKLFISVLEHIYASFNRAEAKLRLDLGDPEKALRELVTFIWDYYVRHPEFVTILATENLHQGQHARKSQNLKALSGEAVGVLRPIIEAGQAKGLFRDDIDITHAYLMIASLCYFYNSNRHTLSSFLAVDLADKQAKADWLAFISDLALRGLRR; encoded by the coding sequence ATGCAAACTCGCAAAACCGGTGTACGCGCCCAGCAGGCCGACCGCACCCGGGACAACATTCTCAAGGCCGCCGTGAAGGTCTTCAGCAGGGAAGGCTTCACCGGCGGGCGCATCGAGCAGATCTCCACGCTGGCCAATTCCAACGACCGGATGATCTATTACTACTTCGGCAGCAAGGAAAAGCTGTTTATCAGTGTGCTGGAGCACATCTACGCCAGCTTCAACCGGGCCGAAGCCAAGCTGCGCCTCGACCTCGGTGACCCTGAAAAAGCCCTGCGCGAACTGGTGACGTTCATCTGGGACTACTACGTGCGTCACCCCGAATTTGTCACCATCCTTGCCACCGAAAACCTTCACCAGGGCCAGCACGCGCGCAAGTCGCAAAACCTCAAGGCGCTGTCTGGCGAGGCGGTCGGCGTGCTGCGGCCGATCATCGAGGCAGGCCAGGCCAAGGGCCTGTTCCGCGACGACATCGACATCACCCACGCCTACCTGATGATTGCCTCGCTCTGCTACTTCTATAATTCCAACCGCCATACCCTCAGCTCGTTCCTGGCCGTGGACCTGGCCGACAAACAGGCCAAGGCCGATTGGCTGGCCTTCATCAGCGACCTCGCCCTGCGCGGTTTGCGCCGCTGA
- the nicB_2 gene encoding Nicotinate dehydrogenase subunit B (*Name nicB_2), whose product MQRTVLDKGDVDGGIANASQRLSRSYLWPYQLHASIGPSCALADFTEGAIRVWSGTQNPHLLRADLAWLLECAEDRIEIIRMEAAGCYGRNCADDVCADAVLLSRAVRRPVRVQLTREQEHVWEPKGTAQLMEIDGGLNADGSVAAYDFQTSYPSNGAPTLALLLTGAVEPVPALFEMGDRTSIPPYDYEHMRVTINDMTPLVRASWMRGVSAMPNSFAHESYIDELAFAAGVDPVEYRLKHLSDPRAIDLVKATAERAAWQPHTQPMQTQAEGDVLRGRGFAYARYIHSKFPGFGAAWAAWVADVAVDRRTGEVAVTRVVIGHDAGMMVNPEGVRHQIHGNVIQSTSRVLKEQVSFEESTVASKEWGGYPILTFPELPAIDVMMLPRQHEPPMGSGESASVPSAAAIANAIFDATGIRFRELPITAERVRAALGGEGQGPDAPAQEPPAKKRSKWWFGSMAGVFGAALGMLATALPWRAEIAPVTPPGAGSWSAAMLERGRQVAAAGDCAVCHTVSGGKVNAGGLAMETPFGTLYTTNITPDPETGIGRWSFAAFERAMREGISRDGRHLYPAFPYTSFRNINDADMQALYAYLMSQTPVRQAAPANDMRFPFNQRPLMAGWNALFLQRGEYQADPQRSAQWNRGAYLVDGLGHCTACHSPRNLMGAEKGGSSYLAGGMVDGWEAPALNALGKSATPWNEDELFSYLSTGFSEKHGVAAGPMGPVVSELATLPKSDVRAIAHYLSSLNGEPAALAAKAAPQADTQVSLSNGERVFKGACMACHSDGLGPKLFGVSPSMAVNSNVHSDLPDNLLRVVLHGIPTPATRDLGYMPGFKDSLSDRQVADLAAYLRQRFAADKPAWQGLAAKAAQVRANPGSH is encoded by the coding sequence GTGCAGCGCACCGTGCTGGACAAGGGCGATGTCGACGGCGGCATCGCCAATGCCAGCCAGCGCCTTAGCCGCAGCTACCTGTGGCCGTACCAGTTGCATGCCTCCATTGGCCCGTCGTGTGCGCTGGCCGACTTCACTGAAGGCGCGATCCGCGTGTGGTCCGGCACGCAAAACCCGCACCTGCTGCGCGCCGACCTGGCCTGGCTGCTGGAATGCGCCGAAGACCGCATCGAAATCATCCGCATGGAGGCCGCCGGTTGCTATGGCCGCAACTGCGCCGACGATGTGTGCGCCGATGCGGTGCTGTTGTCGCGCGCAGTGAGGCGCCCGGTGCGGGTACAGCTGACCCGCGAGCAGGAACATGTGTGGGAACCCAAAGGCACCGCACAACTGATGGAAATCGACGGTGGCCTGAACGCCGACGGCAGCGTGGCCGCCTACGACTTCCAGACCAGCTACCCTTCCAACGGCGCACCCACCCTGGCCCTGTTGCTGACCGGTGCGGTGGAGCCGGTGCCGGCGCTGTTCGAGATGGGCGATCGCACGTCGATCCCGCCGTATGACTACGAGCACATGCGCGTCACCATCAACGACATGACACCCCTGGTGCGTGCCTCGTGGATGCGCGGCGTGTCAGCCATGCCCAACAGTTTTGCGCACGAGTCATACATTGACGAACTGGCCTTCGCGGCCGGCGTAGACCCGGTCGAATACCGCCTCAAGCACCTGTCCGACCCGCGTGCCATCGACCTGGTCAAGGCCACTGCCGAACGCGCCGCGTGGCAGCCGCATACCCAGCCCATGCAAACGCAGGCCGAAGGTGATGTGCTACGCGGCAGGGGCTTTGCCTATGCACGCTACATCCACAGCAAGTTCCCCGGCTTCGGCGCGGCCTGGGCGGCGTGGGTGGCCGATGTTGCCGTGGACCGGCGCACCGGCGAAGTCGCAGTAACCCGCGTGGTGATCGGCCATGATGCGGGGATGATGGTCAACCCGGAAGGCGTGCGCCACCAGATCCACGGCAACGTCATTCAGTCCACCAGCCGGGTGCTCAAGGAACAAGTCAGCTTTGAAGAGTCGACCGTGGCCAGCAAGGAATGGGGCGGCTACCCGATATTGACCTTCCCCGAACTGCCGGCCATCGACGTGATGATGCTGCCGCGCCAGCACGAGCCGCCGATGGGCAGTGGCGAGTCGGCCTCGGTACCCAGCGCGGCCGCCATCGCCAACGCCATTTTCGACGCCACCGGCATCCGCTTCCGCGAACTGCCGATCACGGCGGAACGGGTGCGCGCCGCGCTCGGTGGCGAGGGCCAGGGGCCTGACGCACCCGCACAGGAACCGCCCGCAAAGAAGCGCTCGAAGTGGTGGTTCGGCTCTATGGCCGGGGTATTCGGCGCGGCCCTTGGCATGCTCGCCACTGCCCTGCCCTGGCGCGCAGAAATCGCCCCGGTAACCCCGCCGGGTGCCGGCAGCTGGAGCGCGGCAATGCTAGAACGCGGGCGCCAGGTGGCGGCGGCCGGTGACTGCGCGGTATGCCACACGGTCAGCGGCGGCAAGGTGAATGCGGGCGGGCTGGCGATGGAAACGCCGTTCGGCACGCTGTACACCACCAACATCACCCCCGACCCGGAAACCGGCATTGGCCGCTGGTCATTCGCCGCCTTCGAGCGCGCCATGCGCGAAGGCATCAGCCGCGATGGCCGGCACCTGTACCCGGCCTTCCCCTACACCTCGTTTCGCAACATCAACGACGCCGACATGCAGGCGCTGTATGCCTACCTGATGTCGCAAACCCCGGTACGCCAGGCGGCGCCCGCCAACGACATGCGTTTCCCGTTCAACCAGCGGCCCCTGATGGCCGGCTGGAATGCGCTGTTTCTGCAACGCGGCGAGTATCAAGCCGACCCGCAGCGCAGCGCCCAATGGAACCGTGGCGCCTACCTGGTCGACGGCCTGGGCCATTGCACAGCCTGCCACTCGCCGCGCAACCTCATGGGCGCGGAAAAAGGCGGCAGCAGCTACCTAGCCGGCGGCATGGTCGATGGCTGGGAAGCCCCGGCCCTGAATGCCCTGGGCAAGTCGGCAACACCGTGGAACGAGGACGAGCTTTTCAGCTACCTGAGCACCGGCTTTTCCGAAAAACACGGCGTCGCGGCAGGCCCGATGGGGCCGGTGGTCAGTGAACTGGCCACGCTGCCCAAAAGCGACGTACGTGCCATCGCCCATTACCTCAGCTCGCTCAACGGCGAGCCTGCGGCGCTTGCCGCCAAGGCTGCGCCACAAGCCGATACCCAGGTCTCGCTGAGCAACGGTGAGCGGGTATTCAAAGGCGCGTGCATGGCCTGCCACAGCGATGGCCTGGGGCCGAAACTGTTTGGTGTCAGCCCATCGATGGCGGTGAACAGCAACGTCCACAGCGACCTGCCAGACAACCTGCTGCGCGTGGTGCTGCACGGCATCCCCACCCCGGCCACCCGCGACCTGGGCTACATGCCCGGCTTCAAGGACAGCCTCTCGGACCGCCAGGTGGCCGACCTGGCCGCCTACCTGCGCCAGCGCTTCGCCGCCGACAAGCCGGCCTGGCAAGGGCTGGCGGCCAAGGCTGCGCAGGTACGCGCCAACCCTGGCAGCCATTGA
- the genK_3 gene encoding Gentisate transporter (*Name genK_3) — MRNINAAALLDGARFNAFHTRLLFWCALIIIFDGYDLVIYGVVLPSLMAEWNLSAVQAGALGSCALVGMMVGALFFGSLSDRIGRRKTIMACVLLFSGVTALNGLATSPETFALCRFVAGLGIGGVMPNVVALMNEYAPGKLRSTLVAIMFSGYSLGGMLSAGLGMLLMPQWGWQAVFYVAVIPLLLLPLLIYQLPESMDFLLRSGQTERAQALLAQAAPTYLPEGDDQLGLASAKGANVSIREMFNDGRAINTLTLWVAFFCCLLMVYALSSWLPKLMSSAGYGLNSSLAFLLVLNTGAIIGAVAGGWLGDRVGIANVLLCFFACGALSLSLLALKAPVAVLFLLIAVAGASTIGTQILANACAVQYYPPHIRATGLGWAMGIGRLGAIVGPVLGGVLHGANLPYQSSFLAFAVPGAIGAVAILLFIRRQAVTATVRRVRPSAG; from the coding sequence ATGCGAAACATCAATGCAGCGGCCCTGCTGGACGGGGCCCGGTTCAATGCCTTTCACACGCGCTTACTGTTCTGGTGCGCGCTTATCATCATTTTCGACGGCTACGACCTGGTCATCTACGGCGTGGTGTTGCCCTCGCTGATGGCCGAATGGAACCTCAGCGCCGTGCAGGCAGGTGCCTTGGGCAGCTGCGCCTTGGTCGGGATGATGGTGGGGGCGCTGTTCTTCGGTTCGCTCTCGGACCGCATCGGCCGACGCAAGACCATCATGGCCTGCGTGTTGCTGTTTAGCGGCGTCACCGCGCTGAATGGGCTGGCTACGTCCCCCGAAACCTTTGCCCTGTGCCGTTTTGTCGCCGGCCTTGGCATCGGTGGTGTCATGCCCAACGTGGTCGCGTTGATGAACGAATACGCACCCGGCAAGTTGCGCAGCACCTTGGTGGCAATCATGTTCAGCGGGTACTCACTGGGCGGCATGTTGTCTGCCGGGCTGGGCATGCTGTTGATGCCGCAGTGGGGATGGCAGGCGGTGTTCTATGTGGCGGTGATCCCGCTGTTGCTGTTGCCTTTGCTGATCTACCAGTTGCCAGAGTCCATGGACTTTCTACTGCGCAGCGGGCAAACCGAACGGGCCCAAGCCTTGCTGGCCCAGGCAGCGCCAACCTATTTGCCGGAGGGTGATGATCAACTTGGCCTGGCCTCTGCAAAGGGGGCAAATGTATCGATCCGCGAAATGTTCAATGACGGCCGGGCGATCAACACGCTGACCTTGTGGGTTGCATTCTTCTGTTGCCTGCTGATGGTTTATGCCTTGAGTTCCTGGTTACCCAAATTGATGAGCAGTGCCGGTTATGGGCTGAATTCAAGCCTGGCGTTTTTACTGGTGCTCAACACGGGCGCCATTATCGGTGCAGTAGCGGGTGGGTGGCTGGGCGACCGTGTCGGTATTGCCAACGTCTTGTTGTGCTTCTTCGCCTGTGGCGCGTTATCGCTCAGCCTGCTTGCGCTGAAGGCACCGGTGGCGGTGCTGTTTCTGCTGATCGCTGTGGCGGGCGCTTCAACCATCGGTACCCAGATTCTGGCCAATGCCTGCGCGGTGCAGTACTACCCGCCGCACATACGTGCCACCGGCCTTGGCTGGGCAATGGGTATAGGGCGCCTGGGTGCGATTGTCGGGCCGGTGCTGGGCGGGGTACTGCATGGCGCCAACTTGCCTTACCAAAGCAGCTTCCTGGCGTTTGCCGTACCCGGCGCCATCGGCGCAGTTGCCATTTTGCTGTTCATTCGGCGTCAGGCTGTTACAGCCACTGTTCGCCGCGTTCGGCCAAGTGCCGGCTGA